The following coding sequences lie in one Glycine max cultivar Williams 82 chromosome 19, Glycine_max_v4.0, whole genome shotgun sequence genomic window:
- the LOC100796175 gene encoding glucomannan 4-beta-mannosyltransferase 1, translating to MRNLIFEEPEVRVPGDTSSSLRYAWESIRAPVIIPVLKLAVILCSIMSIMLFVERVAMAIVILVVKVLGKKRYTKYNLEAMKQKLERNKRFPMVLIQIPMYNEKEVYKLSIGAVCGLSWPADRFIVQVLDDSTNQSLRECVQIECQRWMQKGVNVKYETRTNRNGYKAGAMKEGLEKEYVEDCEFVAIFDADFQPDADFLWNTIPYLLENPKLGLVQARWKFVNSKECMMTRLQEMSLDYHFSVEQEVGSSTYSFFGFNGTAGIWRIQAIKDAGGWKDRTTVEDMDLAVRASLQGWEFVFVGDIKVKNELPSTFKAYRYQQHRWSCGPANLFKKMTMESSIAMYRVPLLKRLHLVYAFFFVRKIVAHWVTFFFYCIVIPACVIVPEVSLKKQIAIYIPATITILNAVSTPRSMHLLVLWILFENVMSLHRTKAAIIGLLEANRVNEWVVTEKLGNAMKQRKNARPSRTSWFRIIDRVHPLEIIVGMYMLHCAIYDLLFGHDHFFIYLLLQAGAFFTMGFGQVGTIVPY from the exons ATGAGAAACCTAATCTTTGAAGAGCCTGAAGTCAGGGTTCCAGGAGACACTTCAAGCAGTCTGCGCTATGCCTGGGAATCAATACGAGCCCCAGTGATAATACCAGTCCTAAAACTAGCTGTCATACTATGCTCAATTATGTCAATCATGCTATTTGTTGAAAGGGTAGCAATGGCAATTGTAATTTTAGTTGTCAAAGTGCTGGGGAAAAAAAGATACACCAAGTACAACTTGGAAGCCATGAAACAGAAGCTTGAGAGAAACAAAAGATTCCCCATGGTTCTGATCCAAATACCCATGTATAATGAGAAAGAG GTCTACAAGCTTTCAATTGGAGCAGTATGTGGGCTGTCATGGCCAGCTGACAGATTTATAGTTCAGGTTCTTGATGACTCAACAAATCAATCCTTAAGG GAATGTGTCCAAATAGAGTGTCAGAGATGGATGCAGAAAGGTGTGAATGTCAAATATGAAACAAGAACAAATCGCAATGGTTACAAGGCAGGTGCCATGAAGGAGGGTTTGGAGAAGGAATATGTTGAGGATTGCGAGTTTGTAGCAATATTTGATGCAGATTTCCAGCCAGATGCAGATTTTCTTTGGAATACAATTCCTTATCTGCTTGAGAACCCAAAATTGGGATTGGTTCAAGCAAGATGGAAATTTG TGAATTCCAAGGAATGTATGATGACACGGCTTCAAGAGATGTCACTCGATTATCACTTTAGTGTTGAACAGGAAGTGGGCTCTTCAACATACTCATTCTTTGGTTTCAATG GGACAGCAGGAATTTGGCGGATTCAAGCAATAAAAGATGCTGGAGGATGGAAAGACCGAACAACAGTGGAAGATATGGACCTTGCAGTTAGGGCAAGCCTGCAAGGTTGGGAATTTGTTTTTGTGGGTGACATAAAA GTAAAAAATGAACTGCCAAGTACATTTAAAGCATACCGATATCAGCAGCACAGGTGGTCATGTGGTCCAGCTAATCTCTTTAAGAAAATGACCATGGAATCCTCTATTGCCATGTAT AGGGTACCGCTTCTCAAGAGACTTCATCTTGTCTATGCTTTCTTCTTTGTGAGGAAAATAGTTGCACATTGGGTCACATTCTTCTTTTACTGCATAGTTATACCAGCTTGTGTGATAGTTCCTGAAGTCAGTCTCAAAAAGCAGATTGCCATATACATCCCAGCAACCATTACAATTCTAAATGCAGTCTCCACCCCAAG ATCCATGCATCTACTAGTACTCTGGATACTCTTTGAGAATGTCATGTCCCTCCATCGAACTAAAGCAGCAATTATTGGACTCTTGGAAGCAAATCGTGTCAATGAATGGGTTGTGACTGAGAAGCTTGGAAATGCCATGAAACAGAGAAAGAATGCTCGGCCATCAAGAACTTCATGGTTCCGAATTATAGACAG GGTCCACCCATTGGAGATCATAGTGGGGATGTATATGCTGCACTGTGCAATCTACGACCTGCTATTTGGACACGATCATTTCTTTATCTATCTGTTGTTGCAGGCAGGAGCTTTCTTTACAATGGGATTTGGGCAAGTGGGAACAATTGTACCCTACTAA